From Anaerolineae bacterium, the proteins below share one genomic window:
- a CDS encoding carboxypeptidase M32 encodes MTEKFKTLTTKLKEIQNINSAVAVLHWDQQVNMPPGGAEARAEQIATLETMAHELFIADEIGVLLADLADAGFAYDSDEASLVRVVQRDYEKARKLPVSLVEEMSRTFVLGHQIWVKARAEKDFAQFQNSLAKIVDLNIQKAQAYGYQEAIYDALLDDFEPGMKSAEVSRVFEALKAELVPLVRAISAQVETVDDACLHQDFDLQAQWDFGLTVLKAMGYDFERGRQDKSAHPFTTSFSINDVRVTTRFHQDWLNPGLFGTMHEGGHALYEQNIAPALEGLPLAQGASLGIHESQSRLWENVLGRSREFWQFYYPRLREYFPAQLKEVKLDTFYRAINKVAPSFIRVEADEVTYNLHIFLRFELEQALLEQRLNVADLPDAWNTKMEEYLGLTPPDDALGVLQDVHWSAGMMGYFPTYTLGTVLSLQFYHRAWQDIPDLPEQFSRGEFGALLSWFKNNIHRHGRKFTANELIEQVTGAKQIEVGPYLSYIKQKFGKIYQL; translated from the coding sequence GTGACCGAAAAATTCAAAACTTTGACCACCAAACTCAAAGAGATTCAAAACATCAACAGCGCCGTGGCCGTGCTGCATTGGGACCAGCAGGTCAATATGCCGCCCGGCGGGGCAGAGGCCCGGGCCGAACAAATTGCCACCCTGGAAACAATGGCCCACGAATTGTTCATTGCCGACGAAATTGGCGTGCTGCTGGCTGATCTGGCTGACGCCGGATTTGCATACGATTCTGATGAGGCCAGCCTGGTGCGCGTGGTCCAACGAGATTACGAAAAAGCGCGTAAACTGCCTGTGTCTCTGGTTGAGGAGATGAGCCGGACGTTTGTCCTGGGCCATCAAATTTGGGTAAAGGCCAGGGCGGAAAAAGATTTTGCTCAATTCCAAAACAGCCTGGCCAAAATTGTGGATTTGAACATTCAAAAAGCCCAGGCGTACGGCTACCAGGAGGCCATTTATGACGCCTTGCTTGACGATTTTGAACCGGGCATGAAATCTGCTGAGGTGAGCCGGGTGTTTGAGGCGCTCAAGGCTGAATTGGTGCCGCTGGTTCGCGCTATTTCGGCCCAAGTTGAAACGGTGGATGATGCTTGCCTGCATCAAGATTTTGACCTGCAAGCCCAATGGGATTTTGGCCTGACCGTGTTAAAGGCGATGGGCTATGATTTTGAACGGGGGCGGCAGGATAAATCGGCCCATCCCTTTACCACCAGTTTTTCCATCAACGACGTGCGCGTAACCACCCGTTTTCACCAAGATTGGTTGAACCCCGGTTTGTTTGGCACCATGCATGAAGGCGGCCATGCCTTATACGAGCAGAATATCGCCCCGGCCCTGGAAGGACTGCCCCTGGCCCAGGGCGCCTCGTTGGGCATCCACGAGTCCCAATCGCGCCTGTGGGAAAACGTTTTGGGCCGCAGCCGGGAGTTTTGGCAGTTTTATTATCCTCGTTTGCGGGAATATTTTCCGGCCCAACTTAAAGAGGTCAAACTGGATACTTTTTATCGGGCCATCAACAAAGTGGCCCCTTCGTTCATCCGGGTTGAGGCCGACGAGGTGACTTACAACCTGCATATTTTCCTGCGTTTTGAGTTGGAACAGGCCTTGCTGGAGCAGCGCCTCAATGTGGCCGATTTACCCGACGCCTGGAACACCAAAATGGAGGAATACCTGGGCCTCACCCCGCCCGATGACGCCCTGGGCGTGTTGCAGGATGTCCATTGGTCGGCGGGGATGATGGGCTATTTCCCCACTTATACCCTGGGCACCGTGCTTTCGCTGCAATTTTACCATCGAGCTTGGCAAGATATACCTGACCTGCCGGAACAATTCAGCCGGGGCGAGTTTGGCGCGCTTTTGAGTTGGTTCAAAAACAACATCCACCGGCATGGCCGAAAGTTCACGGCCAACGAGTTGATTGAGCAGGTGACGGGAGCCAAACAGATAGAAGTTGGCCCCTATCTGAGTTACATCAAGCAAAAATTTGGTAAGATTTACCAATTGTAA